The genomic window AAATTTGGGCTACCTTAGCAGCAGTAACATTTTCATATCGCTTAAATCTACCAGAGAATACATATAAAGTAATGCCATCTGGATCAAATTGTTCGCACTTACTTGCTAAGGCTAAAGTTGATTCTTGGGCAGTTACCCATCTGTTTCTACCACCTTTTTGGTCTGGGGTAGCCATGCTGCCACTTTTGTCAATAATTAGAGTGTAATCACGATTTTCTAGCATGAATAAATTCTCCCAATACAACCTATAAACTATAGAATAATTAGTCAGTTATCGCTTTAATCAATACATCTGATAAACTGCTTGTTTCCAATTCATCCATTGTGATGGTGTCACAGATATCAAACTTAGCACCAACACTTTGCAGATGGTCATCTAAAGCTGTGAGAAACTTAGTCGCTAGGGAACTTGAACCTACTTGAATCAGCGAAATTCTCAATTCATCCGCACGTTCTACGCGATGAGTCGCCTTAATGATAACTTCAAATACAGCTTGGCGGTCATCTGTTGAAGCATCTGTAATTACTAAAATTACTTCTCCTCTGGGCTTGGTTTTGCCTAGAGATTTGCGCTGAAAGTAATTATTGATGGCATCCTGGAGTACACCAGCAAGGTTTGTGCTTTCATCAGGAGAATGTTCTGCAAGTAGCTGTTTAACTTTTGCAGAAGTTACATGATCATAGCGGTGAAAACTTTTAGAAAATAAATAGACAGTCAGTCCATCAGAATCAAACTCTTCGCATTTTTGAGCTAAAGCCAAGGTAGATGCCTGTATAGTTTGCCATCTCGTGTTTTCGCTATGATCATCTAGCCAGGCCATACTGCCACTATGGTCGATAATTAGCGTGTAATCGCGGTT from Nostoc sp. UHCC 0870 includes these protein-coding regions:
- a CDS encoding vWA domain-containing protein; translation: MLENRDYTLIIDHSGSMAWLDDHSENTRWQTIQASTLALAQKCEEFDSDGLTVYLFSKSFHRYDHVTSAKVKQLLAEHSPDESTNLAGVLQDAINNYFQRKSLGKTKPRGEVILVITDASTDDRQAVFEVIIKATHRVERADELRISLIQVGSSSLATKFLTALDDHLQSVGAKFDICDTITMDELETSSLSDVLIKAITD